A genomic stretch from Vibrio neptunius includes:
- the dinB gene encoding DNA polymerase IV, which yields MSDEKVRKIIHVDMDCFYAAVEMRDNPSYRGRPLAVGGREKQRGVLSTCNYEARKFGIRSAMPTGQALKLCPHLLVVPGRMQVYKQASQHIREIFSRYTTLIEPLSLDEAFLDVTECQQCYGSATLIAEAIRRDIFNELQLTASAGVAPVKFLAKVASDMNKPNGQYVIPPDKVQQVVDKLPLEKIPGVGKVSLEKLHQAGFYLCEDVKNSDYRELLLRFGRLGASLWKKSHGIDGREVVVERERKSVGVERTFSENISTYDECWRMIEHKLFPELETRLIKASPDKAIIKQGIKLKFADFQLTTIEHIHPELELDYFKGLLRDILKRQQGREIRLLGLNVMLKPEEQTKQLSFF from the coding sequence ATGTCCGACGAAAAAGTAAGAAAGATCATTCATGTTGATATGGACTGCTTTTATGCGGCGGTGGAGATGCGTGATAATCCAAGTTATCGTGGAAGGCCACTGGCTGTTGGTGGGCGTGAAAAACAACGTGGCGTTCTGAGTACTTGCAACTATGAAGCGAGAAAGTTTGGCATCCGCAGTGCGATGCCCACAGGCCAAGCGTTGAAATTGTGTCCTCACCTACTGGTCGTCCCTGGCCGTATGCAGGTGTACAAACAAGCCTCTCAGCATATTCGTGAGATTTTCTCCCGTTATACGACACTCATTGAGCCTCTATCCTTGGATGAAGCCTTTTTGGACGTGACAGAGTGTCAACAGTGTTATGGCTCAGCGACGTTAATTGCAGAAGCCATCCGACGAGATATTTTTAATGAACTGCAACTGACCGCATCGGCTGGTGTTGCTCCAGTCAAATTTTTGGCAAAAGTTGCATCGGACATGAATAAGCCCAATGGGCAATATGTGATACCGCCTGACAAAGTGCAGCAAGTTGTCGATAAGCTACCGTTAGAAAAAATCCCTGGAGTGGGAAAGGTAAGTTTAGAAAAGTTGCATCAGGCCGGTTTTTATCTCTGTGAGGATGTTAAAAACAGTGATTATCGCGAACTGTTATTGCGCTTTGGTCGATTAGGCGCTTCTCTGTGGAAAAAGAGCCATGGTATTGATGGGCGAGAGGTAGTCGTTGAACGTGAACGGAAGTCCGTAGGTGTCGAGCGGACGTTCAGTGAAAATATCAGTACTTATGACGAGTGTTGGCGCATGATTGAACACAAGCTCTTTCCTGAGCTGGAAACACGACTGATCAAAGCCTCTCCTGATAAAGCGATTATTAAGCAGGGTATCAAACTCAAGTTTGCCGACTTCCAGCTCACGACAATTGAACACATACACCCTGAACTTGAGCTGGATTATTTCAAAGGTCTGTTGCGTGATATCCTTAAACGTCAGCAAGGACGCGAAATTCGATTGTTGGGCTTAAACGTGATGCTTAAACCCGAAGAGCAGACCAAGCAACTGAGCTTTTTCTGA
- a CDS encoding GreA/GreB family elongation factor, with amino-acid sequence MNKLELLQTILSSMQQSLEVAHRATQRAIESATDEETVPEHKYDTLALEASYLAHGQAMRVQDGERNLSVMGQLKLPQQSERITLGSLVCLIDLEDKCRWFFVAPCAGGLKVQHKQQEVMLVTFDSPLGFAMKGKVMGDEIEYQVATTTFNYEVDTII; translated from the coding sequence ATGAACAAATTGGAGCTATTGCAAACTATTCTATCTTCCATGCAACAATCCCTTGAGGTCGCCCACCGTGCGACTCAACGCGCAATCGAGTCTGCTACTGATGAAGAAACGGTTCCAGAACACAAGTATGATACCTTGGCGCTTGAGGCATCCTACCTTGCCCATGGACAGGCAATGCGTGTACAGGACGGCGAGCGAAATCTTAGTGTCATGGGTCAACTTAAACTACCACAACAATCAGAGCGAATCACTCTTGGTAGTCTGGTTTGTTTGATTGATCTGGAAGATAAATGTCGATGGTTTTTTGTTGCCCCTTGTGCGGGTGGTTTGAAAGTTCAGCACAAGCAACAGGAAGTCATGTTGGTCACATTCGATTCACCACTTGGCTTTGCGATGAAGGGTAAGGTCATGGGGGATGAAATAGAGTATCAGGTCGCGACAACTACCTTTAACTATGAGGTCGATACAATAATTTGA
- a CDS encoding YggN family protein translates to MKRILMTIPLLVMSQAYAAQCQVDLKNGIRLNGETLEIHQVSGDSAIVNADNTLTIHGEVIPLDASQQQAVADYRSNLNDYLPRAKQIAQNGLALANDIIDDVGQSFDAPEAFDSVKASMQKFYADIEARYYQNGDLVLPADSFRSLRETWAEDFESAKKLFNEEFITSAFNAMSEKMKAEGGLNLTEMTDTMSELKERIAKRLEAHSVDVEKQSQEFCDSLDNMVEQEQELHKKIPQLKDYQIFTI, encoded by the coding sequence ATGAAACGAATTCTAATGACCATCCCGTTGCTTGTGATGAGTCAAGCGTACGCAGCTCAGTGTCAGGTCGATTTGAAAAATGGTATCCGCCTCAATGGTGAGACGTTAGAGATCCATCAAGTCAGTGGTGACAGTGCGATCGTGAATGCCGATAACACCTTGACGATTCATGGTGAAGTCATCCCTTTAGATGCGTCACAGCAGCAAGCAGTCGCTGACTATCGCAGCAATTTAAATGATTACTTGCCACGAGCAAAGCAGATTGCTCAAAATGGTTTGGCTTTGGCGAACGATATCATCGATGATGTTGGCCAAAGTTTCGATGCACCGGAAGCTTTCGATAGTGTGAAAGCCTCCATGCAGAAGTTCTACGCTGATATTGAAGCCCGTTATTATCAGAATGGCGATTTGGTATTACCAGCCGACAGCTTTCGCTCACTGCGTGAAACGTGGGCGGAAGATTTTGAAAGTGCGAAGAAGCTGTTCAATGAAGAGTTCATCACCAGCGCATTCAATGCGATGTCGGAAAAAATGAAAGCGGAAGGCGGTCTGAACCTGACAGAAATGACAGACACCATGAGTGAGCTAAAAGAGCGAATTGCAAAAAGACTTGAAGCACACTCCGTTGACGTGGAGAAACAGAGTCAGGAATTTTGTGACTCACTTGATAACATGGTAGAGCAAGAGCAGGAATTGCATAAAAAAATTCCACAGCTAAAAGATTATCAGATTTTCACTATTTAA
- a CDS encoding chitinase, which produces MGSNLLRVTIVAALGLSYQAHAYDCIGLEVWDSNTVYTSGDLVQTSNHAYQASHWTQGNDPVRNSGDWQTWQDLGQCDTGSGNTAPAVSIVSPVNNAEIPEGTATTIQASASDSDGSIAQVIFLVDGQNIATVTQAPYQADWTAIAGATTISVIATDNESATSETQIAISVTLANEPIPPSVTLTSPSGSEQLTDGDLLTLSANASDTDGSVDKVEFFVDGQLIASDTSAPYEATWTSVSGTHNIKAKATDNGNQTTSTQEVSMVVASKAAGGCAGLPTYTAGSNYSTGQLVQNHNQKYRCDIAGWCSSTADWAYEPGQGDYWEQAWTGLGACAAPPAVTITHPSDNQILLAGSTVSFSADASDSDGTINQVEFFAGNNSLGVVTQPPYSVSWTATQIGLNSLKAVATDNENNTGEAMVSVTVSDQDLVVALTSPAPGQTVGLGKSVQFAADATSLSASVKQVDFLVNGATVGTDTTAPYSFNWTAGAVGRYTVAAKAIDSTNSEVTSDAATISVEEQTEKTHKLIGYWHNFVNGAGCPMRLADMSQAWDVIDIAFAENDRNSDGTVHFNLYSGDIHSSCAALDPAQFKQDMAALQAKGKKFVLSLGGAEGTITLNTAQDEANFVSSLTDIIKEWGFDGLDVDLESGSNLVHGSQIQARLGRALLQIEQNMGGDMYLTMAPEHPYVQGGFVAYSGIWGAYIPIINDTRSTLDLLHVQLYNNGGLPNPYTQGSAAEGSIDMMVAQSKMLIEGFELADGTLFAPLRDDQVAIGLPSGPSSANSGQAPTQNILDALDCLTKGTRCGSVTPAFNYPNYAGVMTWSINWDEHDGFIFSGPVGDKLTQMNNSQ; this is translated from the coding sequence ATGGGTTCGAATCTGCTCAGAGTTACCATCGTCGCAGCATTAGGGCTAAGCTACCAAGCACACGCCTATGACTGCATTGGCTTGGAGGTTTGGGATAGCAATACGGTATACACATCTGGAGATCTAGTTCAGACATCCAATCATGCTTATCAAGCCAGTCATTGGACACAGGGCAATGACCCCGTCAGAAATTCTGGGGATTGGCAAACATGGCAAGACCTTGGACAATGCGACACTGGCAGTGGTAACACCGCTCCAGCAGTATCTATAGTTTCTCCTGTCAATAACGCTGAGATCCCCGAAGGCACAGCCACCACGATACAAGCTTCCGCCAGTGATAGCGATGGCAGCATCGCTCAAGTGATCTTCCTGGTTGATGGTCAGAACATCGCGACGGTCACACAAGCACCTTATCAAGCAGATTGGACAGCGATCGCAGGTGCAACCACCATTTCCGTTATTGCCACTGACAATGAAAGCGCAACATCAGAAACGCAGATTGCAATCAGCGTCACCTTAGCTAACGAACCGATCCCTCCTTCGGTCACTTTAACTAGCCCTTCAGGCAGCGAGCAATTAACGGACGGCGACCTTCTCACATTAAGCGCGAATGCCTCCGACACCGATGGCAGCGTTGATAAGGTCGAATTTTTTGTTGATGGACAATTGATTGCCAGCGATACATCCGCACCCTATGAAGCCACGTGGACTTCAGTCAGTGGCACTCATAACATCAAAGCCAAAGCCACAGACAACGGTAACCAAACCACTTCAACACAAGAGGTATCAATGGTTGTGGCCAGCAAGGCAGCAGGTGGCTGTGCAGGGCTACCAACCTATACCGCAGGGTCCAACTACAGTACGGGGCAGCTGGTACAGAACCATAATCAAAAATACCGTTGTGACATCGCTGGTTGGTGTTCTTCAACTGCTGATTGGGCCTATGAGCCAGGACAAGGAGATTATTGGGAGCAAGCCTGGACGGGGTTAGGTGCTTGCGCGGCTCCACCAGCGGTAACCATCACTCACCCTAGTGACAATCAAATATTGCTCGCTGGCAGCACGGTCAGTTTCTCTGCTGACGCATCAGACTCGGATGGGACAATAAACCAAGTCGAATTCTTCGCAGGCAATAACAGCCTAGGTGTAGTGACACAGCCACCTTACTCAGTGAGTTGGACAGCGACTCAAATTGGCCTAAATAGCCTCAAAGCCGTCGCGACAGACAATGAAAACAACACGGGCGAAGCGATGGTTTCGGTAACAGTCAGTGACCAAGACTTAGTAGTTGCACTGACATCACCAGCCCCGGGCCAAACCGTCGGGTTAGGTAAATCGGTCCAGTTTGCCGCCGATGCAACATCGCTGTCTGCCAGCGTGAAGCAGGTCGATTTCTTAGTCAACGGAGCCACTGTCGGTACCGATACTACTGCACCATACAGTTTTAACTGGACCGCAGGTGCAGTAGGTCGTTATACCGTAGCAGCCAAAGCCATAGATTCAACCAACAGCGAAGTGACGTCCGATGCTGCGACAATATCTGTCGAAGAACAGACAGAAAAAACGCACAAGTTGATCGGATACTGGCATAACTTCGTCAACGGTGCAGGGTGCCCAATGCGATTGGCAGATATGTCACAAGCTTGGGATGTTATCGACATTGCATTTGCCGAGAATGATCGCAACAGCGATGGTACCGTCCACTTTAACCTTTACTCTGGTGATATCCATAGCAGTTGTGCTGCACTTGACCCAGCTCAGTTCAAACAAGACATGGCGGCACTACAAGCTAAAGGTAAGAAGTTTGTCCTTTCTCTTGGTGGTGCAGAAGGCACGATTACACTCAATACTGCTCAGGATGAAGCCAACTTTGTCTCTAGCTTGACTGACATCATCAAGGAGTGGGGGTTCGACGGTCTCGATGTAGATTTAGAGAGTGGTTCTAATCTGGTTCATGGCTCGCAAATTCAAGCGCGTTTAGGTCGAGCATTGCTCCAAATCGAGCAAAACATGGGCGGAGATATGTACCTGACAATGGCGCCAGAGCACCCTTATGTTCAAGGTGGGTTCGTCGCTTACAGCGGTATTTGGGGCGCCTACATTCCTATTATTAACGATACACGCAGTACACTAGATCTTCTCCACGTACAGCTATACAACAATGGTGGCCTGCCGAATCCTTACACGCAAGGTAGCGCTGCTGAAGGTTCTATCGATATGATGGTGGCCCAATCTAAGATGCTGATTGAAGGTTTTGAGTTAGCCGATGGCACTCTGTTTGCGCCGCTTCGAGATGATCAAGTCGCTATCGGCTTGCCATCAGGCCCTAGCTCAGCGAACTCAGGGCAAGCACCGACTCAGAATATTCTTGATGCATTGGATTGTCTAACTAAAGGCACCCGCTGTGGCTCAGTCACTCCTGCCTTTAACTATCCTAACTATGCGGGTGTAATGACCTGGTCAATTAACTGGGATGAGCACGATGGGTTCATCTTCTCAGGTCCTGTTGGCGACAAGCTAACCCAGATGAATAACAGCCAATAA
- a CDS encoding sodium-dependent transporter, with protein sequence MAQADNFQTREHFGSRLGFILAAAGAAVGLGNIWGFPTQAASNGGGAFLLVYLVMILLVAFPMLVVEMAIGRHGQANPVDSMRSLSSNPLAKKVGGFVGWIGLSVPSAVLAFYSIVGGWLICFLFGAVADVVGIQAASAWFKGFSVERNLFGTLVFYVLTILIVQGGVKQGIEKWSTRLMPALFILFGLLFIYIMTQSGAMEGLKHYLVPDFDKVMDRKLILAAMGQGFFSLTIGGCSMLIYGSYLSKKENLPKMAMNVTLVDTAVAFIAGLVVMPAMFVAMQKGVQIYAEDGSLLSSDTLVFQVLPLMFDSLGLLGQLFATVFFLLLTIAALTSSISMLECPVALVGERFNTKRSTTSWVLGGLIALVSIIIVFNFGALFGLIATVATQYLQPAAALLFCLFGGWVWNRHSKIKELEQGYPEFTQGWFGKLWPAYVKFVCPVLVATVIWASFG encoded by the coding sequence ATGGCACAAGCAGACAATTTTCAAACACGTGAGCACTTTGGCTCTCGTTTAGGCTTTATTCTAGCGGCAGCAGGTGCTGCGGTTGGTTTAGGCAATATTTGGGGCTTCCCAACTCAAGCTGCCAGTAATGGTGGTGGAGCCTTTCTATTGGTATATCTAGTGATGATTTTGCTGGTGGCGTTTCCCATGTTGGTGGTTGAAATGGCGATCGGTCGTCATGGTCAGGCCAACCCTGTTGATAGCATGCGCTCTCTCAGCTCTAATCCACTCGCTAAAAAGGTCGGTGGGTTTGTTGGATGGATAGGTTTAAGTGTCCCAAGCGCAGTGTTGGCGTTCTACAGCATTGTAGGCGGTTGGTTGATCTGTTTTTTGTTTGGTGCTGTGGCCGATGTGGTAGGCATTCAAGCCGCAAGTGCTTGGTTTAAGGGATTCAGTGTTGAACGTAACCTGTTTGGCACCCTTGTTTTCTACGTGCTGACAATTCTCATCGTACAGGGTGGGGTCAAACAAGGTATCGAAAAATGGTCGACGCGCTTGATGCCTGCTTTGTTCATTCTATTTGGCTTGTTGTTCATTTATATCATGACTCAATCTGGTGCGATGGAAGGACTTAAGCATTATCTTGTCCCAGATTTTGACAAGGTGATGGACCGAAAATTGATTCTCGCAGCCATGGGGCAGGGCTTCTTTTCTCTGACCATTGGTGGTTGTTCCATGTTGATTTATGGCTCTTACCTCAGCAAGAAAGAGAACTTGCCGAAAATGGCAATGAATGTGACTCTGGTAGATACTGCGGTTGCTTTTATCGCGGGTCTAGTAGTGATGCCCGCGATGTTTGTGGCGATGCAGAAAGGTGTACAGATCTATGCTGAGGATGGTTCTCTGCTCAGTTCAGATACTCTGGTTTTCCAAGTATTGCCTTTGATGTTTGATAGTCTTGGTTTGTTGGGCCAGCTGTTTGCGACTGTGTTCTTCCTACTACTCACGATTGCAGCACTGACTTCTTCCATCTCTATGCTGGAATGTCCAGTTGCGCTAGTCGGTGAACGCTTCAACACTAAACGCAGCACCACAAGCTGGGTTCTCGGTGGTTTAATTGCTTTAGTGAGTATCATAATAGTATTTAATTTTGGTGCTCTATTTGGCTTGATTGCCACAGTTGCAACGCAGTACCTTCAACCTGCTGCAGCGTTACTCTTCTGTTTGTTTGGTGGCTGGGTGTGGAATCGCCACTCGAAAATTAAAGAACTCGAGCAAGGCTACCCGGAATTTACGCAAGGTTGGTTCGGAAAGCTGTGGCCAGCTTACGTCAAGTTTGTCTGCCCTGTATTGGTTGCCACGGTGATCTGGGCGTCTTTCGGTTAA
- a CDS encoding succinylglutamate desuccinylase/aspartoacylase family protein: MPQPKGPELVAKAKDNHVFDILGEQISPGQRKVVELESAKLYTHSPLSIPIEIINGKFAGPTLMVNAAIHGDELNGVEIVRQLINTIDAQKLKGTVIAVPIVNAFGFIHKSRYLPDRRDLNRCFPGSEKGSLASRVASAFFNKVAKRCDYILDLHTGAIHRTNLPQIRADLSNPETLRIAQAFATPVIVDAPLRDGSLRSEAERLGIPVLTYEAGEALRFEPICISAGFIGVKRVMQAIGMLRPSRKKLPEPVIAKSTSWIRAESDGILRTVVTLGEKVVKGQTLAFISAPLGHSEVELKAHKGGIVIGQQTLPLVNEGDAVFHLAYFVEDAQQVEQVVEEFIEEVNDADLEPLTTGQIQFSS; encoded by the coding sequence ATGCCTCAACCAAAGGGACCAGAACTCGTGGCAAAGGCTAAAGACAATCATGTGTTTGACATTCTCGGCGAGCAAATCTCGCCGGGACAAAGAAAGGTGGTTGAACTAGAGTCAGCAAAACTCTATACCCATTCCCCTTTGTCGATCCCAATCGAAATCATCAATGGGAAGTTTGCAGGGCCAACTCTGATGGTTAATGCCGCTATCCATGGTGATGAACTCAATGGCGTTGAAATAGTTCGTCAGTTAATCAACACCATTGATGCACAAAAACTGAAAGGCACTGTGATCGCAGTGCCCATCGTCAACGCGTTTGGCTTTATTCATAAATCTCGTTACTTGCCAGATAGACGCGACCTGAATCGCTGTTTTCCTGGCAGTGAAAAAGGTTCGCTGGCTTCTCGAGTGGCCAGTGCTTTCTTCAATAAGGTGGCAAAACGTTGTGACTATATTCTCGACTTGCATACTGGCGCGATTCATCGCACTAACTTACCGCAGATTCGGGCGGACTTAAGCAACCCTGAAACACTGCGAATTGCACAGGCCTTTGCCACACCTGTCATTGTTGATGCTCCTTTAAGAGATGGTTCACTGCGCAGTGAGGCCGAGCGTCTTGGGATCCCAGTGTTGACTTACGAAGCAGGGGAAGCGCTGCGATTTGAGCCCATTTGCATCAGTGCCGGTTTTATTGGCGTGAAACGTGTAATGCAAGCCATTGGCATGTTACGACCAAGTCGTAAAAAGCTTCCAGAACCCGTGATCGCCAAGTCCACCAGTTGGATACGAGCAGAAAGCGATGGGATTCTACGTACGGTAGTGACACTGGGAGAAAAGGTAGTAAAAGGCCAAACATTGGCCTTCATAAGCGCACCGCTGGGACACAGTGAAGTTGAGCTAAAAGCCCATAAGGGCGGTATTGTGATTGGCCAGCAAACTCTGCCATTAGTGAATGAAGGAGATGCGGTATTTCATCTGGCTTATTTTGTTGAAGACGCCCAACAAGTGGAACAAGTTGTAGAAGAGTTTATTGAAGAGGTGAACGACGCTGACCTCGAGCCACTGACAACAGGTCAAATTCAATTCTCATCTTAA
- the rimK gene encoding 30S ribosomal protein S6--L-glutamate ligase gives MKIGILSRNANLYSTKRLIEACQKRGHDVKVIDALRCYMNINSDKPEIHFKGEELSGFDAIIPRIGASVTFYGTAVLRQFEMMGVYPVNESVAITRSRDKLRSMQLLSRKGIGMPVTGFASKPDDVKDLLDMVGGAPVVIKLLEGTQGIGVVLAETRKAAESVVEAFMGLKANIMVQEYIKEAGGADIRCFVIGDKVIAAMKRQGAEGEFRSNLHRGGSASLIKITPEERRTAIAAAKIMGLNVAGVDLLRSERGPLVMEVNSSPGLEGIEAATGKDIAGMIVEFIAKNASTKGTRTRGKG, from the coding sequence ATGAAAATCGGTATTCTGTCTCGCAACGCCAACCTTTACTCAACCAAGCGTTTGATCGAAGCGTGTCAGAAACGTGGTCACGACGTTAAAGTGATCGATGCACTACGCTGCTATATGAACATTAACTCTGACAAACCTGAGATTCACTTTAAAGGCGAAGAGTTGTCAGGATTTGATGCCATCATTCCACGCATTGGCGCATCCGTGACTTTTTACGGCACGGCGGTACTGCGCCAATTTGAAATGATGGGTGTTTACCCAGTCAACGAGTCAGTGGCTATTACGCGCTCACGCGACAAACTGCGTTCTATGCAATTGCTGTCTCGTAAAGGGATCGGCATGCCAGTTACCGGATTTGCTAGCAAACCCGATGATGTCAAAGACTTGCTAGACATGGTCGGCGGCGCTCCAGTCGTGATCAAACTACTTGAAGGCACTCAAGGCATTGGCGTGGTATTAGCGGAAACACGTAAAGCAGCAGAAAGTGTTGTCGAAGCTTTCATGGGACTTAAGGCCAATATCATGGTTCAGGAATACATTAAGGAAGCGGGTGGCGCTGATATTCGATGCTTTGTAATTGGCGATAAGGTGATCGCAGCCATGAAACGTCAGGGCGCAGAAGGCGAGTTTCGCTCTAACCTGCACCGTGGTGGCAGCGCATCACTCATCAAAATCACACCAGAAGAGCGTCGTACGGCGATTGCTGCAGCAAAGATCATGGGGCTAAACGTTGCTGGGGTCGATCTACTAAGATCAGAGCGAGGGCCTTTGGTGATGGAAGTCAACTCTTCACCAGGCTTAGAGGGAATTGAGGCCGCAACAGGCAAAGACATTGCAGGCATGATCGTTGAATTTATCGCGAAAAATGCCTCAACCAAAGGGACCAGAACTCGTGGCAAAGGCTAA
- a CDS encoding ATP-dependent zinc protease, whose amino-acid sequence MNEKLLVGWRETLSLPELGIEKIKAKIDTGARTSCLHAFKVESFHKEAELWVRFWIHPLQRDTSKKVVCEAKVIDQRIVRDSGGHEETRYVIESTIQLGQQSWKAELTLTNRENMAFRMLLGRTAMHHRMLVDPAKSFLVPFEESQQ is encoded by the coding sequence ATGAACGAAAAACTGCTAGTAGGCTGGCGAGAAACCCTGAGCCTTCCTGAGTTAGGTATAGAAAAAATCAAGGCGAAAATTGATACCGGAGCCAGAACTTCTTGTCTGCACGCATTCAAAGTCGAGAGCTTCCATAAGGAGGCTGAGCTGTGGGTTAGGTTCTGGATTCACCCTTTACAGCGTGATACTTCAAAAAAGGTGGTGTGCGAAGCCAAGGTCATCGACCAACGTATTGTGCGCGATTCTGGAGGCCATGAGGAAACACGCTATGTAATTGAATCAACAATTCAACTCGGTCAGCAAAGTTGGAAAGCGGAATTGACGTTAACCAATCGTGAAAACATGGCGTTTCGCATGTTGTTAGGCCGCACTGCAATGCACCATCGCATGCTTGTCGACCCTGCTAAATCGTTTTTAGTCCCCTTCGAGGAAAGCCAACAATGA
- a CDS encoding aminoacyl-histidine dipeptidase — MSEFHSEISNLSPAPLWQFFDKICSIPHPSKYEEALAQYIVGWATEQGLDVRRDPTGNVFIKKPATPGMENKKGVVLQAHIDMVPQKNEDTDHDFTKDPIQPYIDGEWVTAKGTTLGADNGMGMASCLAVLASTDIKHGPIEVLLTIDEEAGMTGAFGLEAGWLEGEILLNTDSEQEGEVYMGCAGGIDGEMTFDIKREAIPAGYVTRQLVLKGLKGGHSGCDIHTGRGNANKLVARFLAGHAQELDLRLVEFRGGSLRNAIPREAFVTVAIPAENEAKLAKLFNFYTDLLKQELGKIETDIVSFNEAIETSEQVLAIADQQRFIAALNACPNGVIRMSDEIEGVVETSLNVGVVTTESDKINVLCLVRSLIDSGRHQVESMLTSVAELAGAKIAFSGAYPGWKPDANSEIMAIFRDMYEGIYGHKPNIMVIHAGLECGLFKEPYPNMDMVSFGPTIKFPHSPDEKVKIDTVALFWDQMVALLEAIPEKA, encoded by the coding sequence GTGTCTGAATTCCATTCTGAAATCAGCAACTTATCACCTGCACCATTATGGCAGTTTTTCGATAAGATCTGCTCTATCCCTCACCCTTCTAAATATGAAGAAGCGCTCGCTCAATACATTGTGGGCTGGGCGACTGAGCAAGGCCTAGATGTCCGTCGCGATCCGACGGGCAATGTTTTCATTAAAAAGCCAGCCACACCTGGCATGGAAAACAAGAAGGGCGTAGTTCTTCAAGCGCACATCGATATGGTGCCGCAAAAGAACGAAGACACGGATCATGACTTCACTAAAGATCCTATCCAGCCTTATATAGACGGTGAATGGGTCACCGCAAAAGGGACCACTCTAGGTGCAGACAACGGTATGGGTATGGCATCTTGCCTAGCAGTACTCGCCTCTACCGATATCAAACACGGCCCAATTGAAGTACTTCTGACTATTGATGAAGAAGCAGGCATGACTGGTGCCTTTGGTCTGGAAGCCGGATGGCTAGAAGGTGAGATTCTGCTGAACACCGATTCAGAGCAAGAAGGCGAAGTCTACATGGGCTGTGCGGGCGGTATTGATGGCGAAATGACATTCGACATCAAGCGCGAAGCGATCCCAGCAGGCTACGTAACTCGCCAACTCGTATTGAAAGGCCTGAAAGGCGGCCACTCTGGTTGTGATATCCATACTGGTCGTGGTAACGCCAACAAACTTGTCGCTCGTTTCCTAGCAGGTCACGCACAAGAGCTGGATCTACGTCTGGTTGAATTCCGTGGCGGTAGCCTGCGTAATGCGATTCCACGTGAAGCATTCGTAACTGTCGCTATCCCAGCAGAAAACGAAGCGAAGCTGGCTAAACTCTTCAACTTCTACACTGACTTGCTGAAGCAAGAGTTAGGAAAAATAGAAACAGACATCGTTTCATTCAACGAAGCCATCGAAACTAGCGAGCAAGTGCTGGCCATTGCTGATCAGCAACGTTTTATCGCTGCACTGAATGCTTGCCCTAACGGTGTGATCCGCATGAGTGACGAGATCGAAGGCGTGGTTGAAACGTCTCTGAACGTGGGCGTTGTGACCACAGAGAGTGATAAGATCAACGTACTTTGCCTAGTTCGTTCATTGATTGACTCAGGTCGTCATCAAGTTGAAAGTATGCTGACATCCGTAGCGGAACTGGCAGGGGCGAAGATTGCTTTCTCTGGTGCATACCCAGGGTGGAAGCCAGATGCAAACTCTGAAATCATGGCTATCTTCCGTGACATGTACGAAGGTATCTACGGCCATAAACCAAACATCATGGTCATCCATGCAGGTCTAGAGTGTGGCCTGTTTAAAGAACCGTACCCGAACATGGACATGGTTTCATTTGGCCCAACGATCAAATTCCCACACTCACCAGACGAGAAAGTAAAAATCGACACGGTTGCCCTATTCTGGGATCAAATGGTCGCGCTACTGGAAGCCATTCCGGAAAAAGCCTAA
- the tet(34) gene encoding oxytetracycline resistance phosphoribosyltransferase domain-containing protein Tet(34) produces the protein MSKKFIITWDQMHSYCRELAEQQMPAEQWKGIWAVSRGGLVPGAILARELGIRYVDTICISSYDHDHQRDMSVLKAPEGDGEGYLIVEDLVDSGDTARKLRELYPKAKLIAVCAKPSGAALLDDYVVDIAQETWIEQPWDMSIQYAEPINRKQK, from the coding sequence ATGAGTAAGAAATTCATTATTACTTGGGATCAAATGCACAGTTATTGTCGTGAGCTTGCTGAGCAGCAAATGCCGGCAGAGCAGTGGAAAGGTATCTGGGCCGTAAGTCGGGGTGGTCTTGTTCCAGGTGCAATTCTCGCTCGTGAACTAGGTATTCGTTATGTTGATACCATTTGTATCTCTAGTTATGATCATGATCACCAACGTGATATGAGCGTCTTGAAAGCACCTGAAGGTGACGGCGAAGGTTACTTAATCGTCGAAGATTTAGTGGACAGTGGTGATACCGCTCGCAAGCTGCGTGAACTGTATCCGAAAGCAAAATTGATCGCAGTATGTGCGAAACCATCTGGTGCTGCTCTCCTTGATGATTATGTGGTTGATATTGCACAGGAAACATGGATTGAACAGCCTTGGGATATGTCGATTCAGTACGCTGAACCGATCAATCGCAAGCAAAAATAA